One Branchiostoma lanceolatum isolate klBraLanc5 chromosome 18, klBraLanc5.hap2, whole genome shotgun sequence DNA window includes the following coding sequences:
- the LOC136424203 gene encoding uncharacterized protein translates to MAEDERESDVSEEEENEEIPEETQEKQEEKLDGPPDRAVLRHFFIRFCASFIAGVLFLHWSITWLRWERDDLPPQTAPVHEFLSLLLNPYSMTDNTLVPPNTTLVSV, encoded by the exons ATGGCGGAGGACGAGAGAGAAAGCGATGTCTCGGAAGAGGAAGAAAACGAAGAAATACCTGAAGaaacacaagaaaaacaagaagaaaaattagACGG GCCTCCTGATAGAGCAGTACTACGCCATTTCTTTATCCGTTTCTGTGCCAGTTTCATCGCCGGCGTGCTCTTTCTTCATTGGAGCATCACATGGCTTAGATGGGAG AGAGACGACCTACCACCGCAGACGGCGCCGGTGCATGAGTTCCTGTCGCTCCTTCTCAACCCGTACTCTATGACAGACAACACACTGGTGCCACCAAACACAACGCTAGTCTCCGTCTGA